The Microplitis demolitor isolate Queensland-Clemson2020A chromosome 8, iyMicDemo2.1a, whole genome shotgun sequence genome has a segment encoding these proteins:
- the LOC106693183 gene encoding uncharacterized protein LOC106693183: protein MAEILDIRKPIIFDESISHYEIHSHQPYASSTFNNSDEIRISIQHQDLCILPSKSSLHICGRFVKEDGTGAGATMNLVNMAICHMFEEIRYELNAVEIDRCKNVGLTSIMKNYISLSPGQLNLMENAGWLISNDNYYRIVINAKHELILIRSNSDVNTYIHTPAAAGGNAEIVKVLFNKVERNVQYVTTSDKQKIQVLNFIANDPAISISFRTWQLYEYPLLPRTTKHVWPIKTSTQLEKPRYVILGLQTARKNVITKNASQFDYCNIRDVKLFLNSQSYPYGNLNLNISRNQYALMYDMYTNFQMSYYNKESKPLLTKTEYLQQAPLYVIDCSKQNESIKSGPADIRLEFESDEQFPDQTSAYYLILHGRINKYNPLSSTVRELT from the exons ATGGCGGAAATCTTAGACATTCGGAAACCAATCATCTTTGATGAATCAATTTCTCACTATGAGATTCATTCACATCAACCTTATGCATCATCAACATTTAACAATAGTGATGAAATTAGAATCAGTATTCAACATCAAGACTTATGCATCTTACCAAGCAAAAGTTCTCTGCACATTTGTGGAAGATTTGTAAAAGAAGATGGTACCGGCGCAGGTGCAACTATGAACTTAGTCAATATGGCTATTTGTCATATGTTTGAAGAAATACGCTATGAATTAAATGCTGTTGAAATTGATAGATGTAAAAATGTGGGTCTTACAAGTATCATGAAAAACTATATATCTTTGAGTCCCGGGCAACTCAATTTAATGGAGAATGCTGGATGGTTGATCAGTAATGACA ATTATTATCGTATTGTCATAAATGCTAAACATGAATTGATTCTTATAAGATCAAATTCTGAtgttaatacatatatacatacacctgCTGCCGCTGGTGGTAACGCTGAAATAGTGAAAGTTCTTTTCAATAAGGTAGAACGGAATGTCCAATATGTCACAACGTCGGACaagcaaaaaattcaagtactCAACTTTATTGCTAATGATCCAGCTATATCAATAAGCTTTCGCACATGGCAATTGTATGAATACCCACTACTCCCTCGAACAACGAAACATGTTTGGCCAATCAAGACTTCGACACAATTGGAAAAGCCACGATATGTGATCCTAGGACTTCAAACTGctagaaaaaatgttataacGAAAAACGCCAGTCAATTCGATTATTGCAATATTAGAGATGTAAAGCTATTTCTCAATTCTCAAAGTTATCcatatggaaatttaaatctaaacatTAGTCGTAATCAGTATGCTTTAATGTATGATATgtatactaattttcaaatgtcATACTATAATAAAGAATCGAAACCATTATTGACAAAAACTGAATATTTACAACAAGCGCCGCTCTATGTTATCGACTGTTCGAAACAAAATGAATCGATTAAATCTGGACCAGCTGATATTCGTCTTGAGTTTGAATCTGATGAACAGTTTCCGGATCAAACATCTGCATATTATCTTATTTTACATGgtcgtataaataaatataatccaTTAAGTAGTACTGTAAGAGAATTAACTTAA